The Anolis carolinensis isolate JA03-04 chromosome 2, rAnoCar3.1.pri, whole genome shotgun sequence genome has a window encoding:
- the LOC103278080 gene encoding zinc finger protein 3 homolog isoform X1 has product MDFASEPKKGFAIMRIKMEQEEASRCLPRGDLETFQETSSGFPLVQPDLISWPEQKSCFSDQLAFEKVEIPSQSNPGFSEVVVKLEQEEDPCGLFKQESKTFTDMSSGFPDLVIKEEEGEALRSHRLEENPSVAADQSGFPDVTVKQEEEEKLCVVNHQGSEESPTTAADQSADNWRKTNTCAQCWMSFSQTLDLGNHQQILIGKESHTRVKDTKCIMCGKDFAQEGAFLLQESIHTGKKYRRYQALSGSSDHVTPEQIHLGEKPFKCQDCGKCFAYNSHLLIHERVHTGEKPYKCMECGKCFANGSTLVSHQRIHTGERPYKCRECEKCFSCSSHLVMHQRIHTGEKPYQCQECGKCFTCHSHLAMHQTVHTGEKSYQCQECGKCFARNSQLAKHQTVHTGEKAYSCQECGKCFAQNAHLVGHQRVHTGEKPYKCEECGKSFARNSQLIRHQKIHTGEKPYLCQECGKCFCQKTELVKHQRVHTGEKPYRCQECGKCFAQSSPLVKHQRAHRGEKAYKCQECGKCFGQNIHLVNHRRIHTGEKPYKCQQCGKCFVQNAHLMRHQRVHTGEKSFKFQCFDYLADFQTGSDLENLQNVQMEDNLNEAPSSPDGREIIPLTSVLEMF; this is encoded by the exons ATGGACTTTGCTTCAGAGCCCAAAAAAG GGTTTGCAATAATGAGAATCAAGATGGAACAAGAAGAGGCATCACGTTGCCTCCCTCGGGGAGATTTGGAGACCTTCCAAGAGACTAGTTCAG GGTTTCCACTTGTCCAGCCTGATTTGATCTCCTGGCCTGAGCAAAAATCTTGCTTTTCAGATCAGCTTGCCTTCGAGAAAGTAGAGATTCCATCACAGTCCAATCCAG GTTTTTCTGAAGTGGTGGTTAAGCTGGAACAAGAAGAGGATCCATGTGGCCTGTTCAAGCAGGAATCCAAGACCTTTACAGATATGAGCTCAG GATTTCCTGACCTTGTaataaaggaagaggaaggagaggcgcTCCGCAGCCACAGATTGGAAGAAAACCCAAGTGTTGCTGCTGATCAGTCAG gATTTCCTGATGTTACAGTAaagcaagaggaagaagagaagttgTGTGTTGTAAATCACCAGGGATCTGAGGAAAGTCCTACCACTGCTGCAGATCAGTCAG CAGATAACTGGAGGAAAACGAATACATGTGCCCAGTGTTGGATGTCTTTTTCACAAACGTTGGATCTTGGAAACCACCAGCAAATCCTCATTGGAAAGGAAAGCCATACCAGAGTGAAGGACACCAAGTGCATCATGTGTGGGAAAGATTTTGCACAAGAGGGGGCATTTCTGCTTCAAGAGAGTATCCACACTGGGAAAAAATACCGAAGATATCAAGCACTTTCTGGCAGTTCAGACCATGTGACTCCTGAGCAAATTCACCTGggagagaaaccattcaaatgccaggattgtgggaaatgttttgcttacaattCACATCTTCTGATCCATGAACGagtccacacgggagagaaaccctacaaatgcatggagtgtgggaaatgttttgctaacGGCTCAACTCTGGTCAGCCACCAAAGAATCCACACTGGCGAGAGACCGTACAAATGTCGGGAGTGCGAGAAATGTTTTTCTTGTAGTTCGCACCTTGTGATGCATCAGCGCATCCACACAGGGGAAAaaccataccagtgccaggagtgtggcaaGTGTTTCACTTGCCATTCGCACCTTGCGATGCATCAGACtgtccacacgggagagaaatcataccagtgccaggaatgtgggaaatgttttgctcgcaACTCACAGCTCGCCAAGCACCAGAcggttcacacaggagagaaagcgTACAgttgccaagagtgtgggaaatgctttgctCAAAATGCACACCTGGTGGGCCACCAGCGAGTCCACACAGGTGAGAAGCCCTACAAGTGCGAGGAATGCGGGAAATCCTTTGCTCGTAATTCACAGCTCATAAGGCATCAGaaaatccacacaggggagaaaccctacctATGTCAGGAGTGCGGGAAATGTTTTTGTCAGAAGACAGAGCTTGTGAAGCATCAGAGagtccacactggagagaaaccatacaggtgccaggagtgtgggaagtgttttgctcagAGTTCACCACTTGTGAAGCATCAGAGAGCTCACAGAGGGGAAAAAGCCTacaagtgccaggagtgtgggaaatgctttggcCAGAACATACATCTCGTAAATCATCGAAGaatccacactggagagaagcctTATAAATGCCAGCAATGTGGGAAGTGTTTTGTTCAAAACGCACACCTTATGAGGCACCAACGAGTGCACACTGGAGAGAAGTCATTTAAATTCCAGTGTTTCGATTACCTTGCAGACTTCCAGACAGGCTCAGACCTTGAGAACCTCCAGAACGTCCAAATGGAAGACAATTTAAATGAAGCACCGTCGAGCCCAGATGGGAGAGAAATCATACCGTTAACAAGTGTGTTGGAAATGTTTTGA
- the LOC103278080 gene encoding zinc finger protein 3 homolog isoform X2 → MDFASEPKKGFAIMRIKMEQEEASRCLPRGDLETFQETSSGFPLVQPDLISWPEQKSCFSDQLAFEKVEIPSQSNPGFSEVVVKLEQEEDPCGLFKQESKTFTDMSSGFPDLVIKEEEGEALRSHRLEENPSVAADQSGFPDVTVKQEEEEKLCVVNHQGSEESPTTAADQSDNWRKTNTCAQCWMSFSQTLDLGNHQQILIGKESHTRVKDTKCIMCGKDFAQEGAFLLQESIHTGKKYRRYQALSGSSDHVTPEQIHLGEKPFKCQDCGKCFAYNSHLLIHERVHTGEKPYKCMECGKCFANGSTLVSHQRIHTGERPYKCRECEKCFSCSSHLVMHQRIHTGEKPYQCQECGKCFTCHSHLAMHQTVHTGEKSYQCQECGKCFARNSQLAKHQTVHTGEKAYSCQECGKCFAQNAHLVGHQRVHTGEKPYKCEECGKSFARNSQLIRHQKIHTGEKPYLCQECGKCFCQKTELVKHQRVHTGEKPYRCQECGKCFAQSSPLVKHQRAHRGEKAYKCQECGKCFGQNIHLVNHRRIHTGEKPYKCQQCGKCFVQNAHLMRHQRVHTGEKSFKFQCFDYLADFQTGSDLENLQNVQMEDNLNEAPSSPDGREIIPLTSVLEMF, encoded by the exons ATGGACTTTGCTTCAGAGCCCAAAAAAG GGTTTGCAATAATGAGAATCAAGATGGAACAAGAAGAGGCATCACGTTGCCTCCCTCGGGGAGATTTGGAGACCTTCCAAGAGACTAGTTCAG GGTTTCCACTTGTCCAGCCTGATTTGATCTCCTGGCCTGAGCAAAAATCTTGCTTTTCAGATCAGCTTGCCTTCGAGAAAGTAGAGATTCCATCACAGTCCAATCCAG GTTTTTCTGAAGTGGTGGTTAAGCTGGAACAAGAAGAGGATCCATGTGGCCTGTTCAAGCAGGAATCCAAGACCTTTACAGATATGAGCTCAG GATTTCCTGACCTTGTaataaaggaagaggaaggagaggcgcTCCGCAGCCACAGATTGGAAGAAAACCCAAGTGTTGCTGCTGATCAGTCAG gATTTCCTGATGTTACAGTAaagcaagaggaagaagagaagttgTGTGTTGTAAATCACCAGGGATCTGAGGAAAGTCCTACCACTGCTGCAGATCAGTCAG ATAACTGGAGGAAAACGAATACATGTGCCCAGTGTTGGATGTCTTTTTCACAAACGTTGGATCTTGGAAACCACCAGCAAATCCTCATTGGAAAGGAAAGCCATACCAGAGTGAAGGACACCAAGTGCATCATGTGTGGGAAAGATTTTGCACAAGAGGGGGCATTTCTGCTTCAAGAGAGTATCCACACTGGGAAAAAATACCGAAGATATCAAGCACTTTCTGGCAGTTCAGACCATGTGACTCCTGAGCAAATTCACCTGggagagaaaccattcaaatgccaggattgtgggaaatgttttgcttacaattCACATCTTCTGATCCATGAACGagtccacacgggagagaaaccctacaaatgcatggagtgtgggaaatgttttgctaacGGCTCAACTCTGGTCAGCCACCAAAGAATCCACACTGGCGAGAGACCGTACAAATGTCGGGAGTGCGAGAAATGTTTTTCTTGTAGTTCGCACCTTGTGATGCATCAGCGCATCCACACAGGGGAAAaaccataccagtgccaggagtgtggcaaGTGTTTCACTTGCCATTCGCACCTTGCGATGCATCAGACtgtccacacgggagagaaatcataccagtgccaggaatgtgggaaatgttttgctcgcaACTCACAGCTCGCCAAGCACCAGAcggttcacacaggagagaaagcgTACAgttgccaagagtgtgggaaatgctttgctCAAAATGCACACCTGGTGGGCCACCAGCGAGTCCACACAGGTGAGAAGCCCTACAAGTGCGAGGAATGCGGGAAATCCTTTGCTCGTAATTCACAGCTCATAAGGCATCAGaaaatccacacaggggagaaaccctacctATGTCAGGAGTGCGGGAAATGTTTTTGTCAGAAGACAGAGCTTGTGAAGCATCAGAGagtccacactggagagaaaccatacaggtgccaggagtgtgggaagtgttttgctcagAGTTCACCACTTGTGAAGCATCAGAGAGCTCACAGAGGGGAAAAAGCCTacaagtgccaggagtgtgggaaatgctttggcCAGAACATACATCTCGTAAATCATCGAAGaatccacactggagagaagcctTATAAATGCCAGCAATGTGGGAAGTGTTTTGTTCAAAACGCACACCTTATGAGGCACCAACGAGTGCACACTGGAGAGAAGTCATTTAAATTCCAGTGTTTCGATTACCTTGCAGACTTCCAGACAGGCTCAGACCTTGAGAACCTCCAGAACGTCCAAATGGAAGACAATTTAAATGAAGCACCGTCGAGCCCAGATGGGAGAGAAATCATACCGTTAACAAGTGTGTTGGAAATGTTTTGA